ACAGAGCTCTGCTGAGTCTGGGGACGGCCCGCGAGAGCCTGTCGGTCCCGGGTGAGGACGCGGCCCGGGCCGCACTGACCGCCGCCGAGACGTTCCTGGAGGCGGCGCGGGAGAGCGGGGCACGGGTCTGGCGCGTGACCGAACTCCCCTTCCAGGACGAGCTGATCGGCACGGTCCGGGACCGACTTGCGGCCGTCGGCGTCGACGCCGCGATCCGGGTTCGTCCCGAGAGCGCGGCGGCCACGGCCGGAGCCGACGGCCCACCCCCCGGAGCCGTCGGCGACGCCCTGTCCGTACATGCGCCCCTCGGTCGTCTCACCCCCCTGCAGTGGCGGGAGTTGACGGCCCTCGCGTCGGCGACACCGTGCCGTGAACTGCGGCTGACCCCTTGGCGCGGGGTCGTCGTCCCCGCACCGGGCCTGCGCGGGGAGCAGGTGACCGACGCGCTCGCCCGGCTCTCGGTGACCGGTCTCGTCACCGATCCCGCCTCCCCCTGGCCGCGCGTCGGCGCCTGTATCGGACGGCCCGGCTGCGCGAAGTCCCTGGCGGACGTACGGGCGGACGCGACCGAGAGCCTGGAGGCGGCGGGCCGCGCGGGGCTCCCGCTGTACTGGTCCGGCTGCGAGCGCCGCTGCGGCCACCCCCGGGGCGAACGGATCGACGTGGTGGCGGTGGGGAGCGGCGGCTACGAGCTCTCCCGTACCGCCCCCGGCCGAGAACCCCGCACCGCGCCCATGGCGGACCCCTCCCGACTCGCCGCCGCCCTGGGGGAGATCACCCCATGAAGGCCGAGAACACACACGACGTGGACCCGAGAACGCGCACGACCCGCACGAACGACCCCCGTACGACGACCGAGAGCAGCGAGAAGACCACCGTGACCACCTACGACTACGAGAAGGACGGCCCGGCGATCTACCGGCAGTCCTTCGCCACCATCCGCGCGGAGGCGGACCTCGCGGCCCTGCCCGCCGATGTCAGCCAGGTCGCGGTCCGGATGATCCACGCCTGCGGAATGGTGGACCTGGTACGGGACTTGACGTACACCCCCGGCGTCGTGGCCCGCGCCCGGGAGGCCCTGCGTGCCGGGGCGCCCATCTTCACCGACGTCAGGATGGTGGCCAGCGGGGTGACCCGCAAGCGGCTGCCCGCCGACAACGACGTGCTGTGCACGCTCTCCGACCCGGCCGTCCCCGCGCTGGCGGCGAAGCTGGGCACCACGCGCAGCGCCGCCGCGCTGGAGCTGTGGCGGGACCGTCTGGAGGGGTCGGTCGTGGCCGTGGGCAACGCGCCCACCGCGCTCTTCCGGCTGCTGGAGATGATCGACGAGGGCGCGCCCCGGCCCGCCGCCGTCATCGGGGTGCCGGTCGGGTTCGTCGGCGCCGCCGAGTCCAAGGACGCGCTGGCGGAGCATCCGTCGGGCCTGGAGCACCTCGTCGTACGCGGCCGTCGCGGCGGGAGCGCCATCGCCGCCGCCGCGCTCAACGCGATCGCGAGTGAGGAAGAGTGAGCGGCAAGCTGTACGGGGTGGGGCTCGGCCCCGGTGACCCGTCCCTGATGACCGTCCGGGCCGTCGAGGTGATCTCCGAGGCGGACGTGATCGCGTACCACAGCGCCCGGCACGGCCGTTCCATCGCCCGCTCGATCGCGGCGAAGCACCTGCGCGCCGACCACATCGAGGAGCGGCTGGTCTATCCGTTGACGACGGAGACCACCGACCATCCGGGCGGCTACAAGGGCGCGATGGAGGAGTTCTACGCGGAGGCGTCGGCCCGGCTGGCCGCGCACCTGGACGCGGGGCGCACGGTCGCGGTCCTCGCGGAGGGCGACCCGATGTTCTACGGCTCCTACATGCACATGCACAAGCGGCTGGTCGACCGCTACGACACCGAGGTCATCCCCGGTGTCACGTCCGTGTCGGCCGCCGCGGCCCGGCTCGGCACGCCGCTCGCCGAGGGCGAGGAGGTGCTGACGATCCTGCCGGGCACCCTGCCGGAGGAGGAGCTGACCGCGCGGCTCGCCGCGACGGACGTGGCCGTGGTGATGAAGCTGGGGCGGACCTTCACCAAGGTGCGCGGCGCGCTGGAGAGTTCGGGGCGGCTTAGCGAGGCCCGCTATGTGGAGCGGGCCACCATGGCCGGGGAGCGGCTCGCCGAACTGGCGGACGTGGACCCGGAGTCGGTGCCGTACTTCTCGGTGGCCGTGCTGCCCAGCCAGGTCGACGTCGAACGGCCCGAGGCCCGGGAGCGGGGCGAGGTCGTGGTGGTCGGGACCGGGCCCGCCGGTCCGCTGTGGCTGACGCCCGAGACGCGGGGCGCGCTCGCCGCCGCCGACGACCTGGTCGGGTACACCACCTACCTGGACCGGGTGCCGCGCCGCGCGGGTCAGGTGCGGCACGGCTCGGACAACCGGGTCGAGTCGGAGCGTGCCGAGTTCGCCCTCGACCTGGCCCGGCGCGGGCGGCGGGTCGCGGTCGTCTCCGGGGGTGACCCGGGGGTCTTCGCCATGGCGACGGCCGTGCTGGAGGTCGCCTCGCAGGAGGAGTACGCCGACGTGCCCGTGCGGGTGCTGCCGGGGGTGACCGCCGCCAACGCGGCCGCCGCCCGCGTCGGCGCCCCGCTCGGCCACGACTACGCCACGATCTCCCTGTCCGACCGGCTCAAGCCGTGGGAGGTCATCGCCGAGCGGTTGCGCGCGGCGGCCTCGGCGGATCTGGTGCTCGCCCTCTACAACCCCGGTTCGCACAGCCGCACCTGGCAGGTGGGCAAGGCGCGCGAGCTGCTGCTGGAGCACCGGGCGCCGGACACCCCGGTCGTGGTCGCGCGGGACGTGGGCGGCTCCGGCGAGCGGGTGCGGATCGTACGGCTGGCCGAGCTGGACCCGGCCGAGGTCGACATGCGCACGATCCTGCTGGTCGGTTCCTCGCAGACCCGGGCGGTCCGGCGCGGGGAGGGTGAGGAGATCGTCTGGACGCCTCGCCGGTATCCGGAGCGGTGAGCGGGTGCGGCGCGAGCGCCGCACCCGGCCCACCGTCGTCGGCCGCCGCGGGCGCGCGTACCACGTGGCCGCGTCCGGCCCCGGGGTTCAGCGCGTGGTGCCCGAGCGCTCCCGCACCCAGTGGGCCGCCGCCTCCGGGTCCGTGACCACGGGCACGTCCTCGGGCACGGGCGGCCTGCGCACCACGACGACGGGCAGGCCCGCCTCCCTCGCGGCGGTCAGCTTCGGCGCGGTCGCCGCTCCCCCGCTGTCCTTCGTGACGACGACGTCGACGCGGTGGCGGCTCAGCAGGTCCCGCTCGCCGTCGAGGGTGAACGGGCCCCGGTCGAGCAGCACCTCCGTGCGGGCCGGGAGCGGTGCCTCGGGGGCGTCGACGGACCGTACGAGGAACCACAGGTCGTCCAGGGCGGCGAACGCGGCCAGACCCATGCGCCCGGTGGTGAGGAACACCCTCCGACCGAGCGTGGGCAGCAGCCGCGCGGCCTGCGTCAGCGAGCCGACGTCGTGCCAGTCGTCACCGGCGACCGGTACCCAGCCGGGCCGGCGCAGCGCGAGCAGGGGAACATGGGTCATGGCGGCCGCTCGTGCCGCGTGGAAACTCATGGTCCCGGCGAAAGGATGGGTGGCGTCGATGAACGCGTCCACCCCGTGCTCGCGCAGCCAGGCCGCCAGCCCCTCGGCCCCGCCGAAGCCGCCGACGCGGACCTCGCCCGGGGGCAGCCGGGGACGGGCGACCCGTCCGGCGAGGGAGCTGGTCGGCCGGACGCCCGGGGTGGCGTGCAGCAGTTCGGCCAGACGGCGGGCCTCCGTGGTTCCGCCGAGTATCAGTACGTGCATGGGAGTCCGGGTCCGTTCATGAGCGGTGACGAAGTACGGGGTGCCGGTGGTGGGACCGGCGACGGGGCGCGGGGCGGTCGCGCGGCCCAACTCAAGCACACCGGTCTGCGGCACGGCTGGACGACCGGTGCCTGTGCGACGGCCGCCACGACGGCCGCGTACACCGCGCTGCTGACCGGCGACTTCCCGGACCCGGTGACCATCACGCTGCCGAAGGGCCAGACCCCGGCGTTCGCGCTCGCGGCCGAGGAGCTGACCGGCGACAGCGCGATGGCGGGGATCGTGAAGGACGCGGGCGACGACCCGGACGTCACGCACGGCGCGCTGGTCCGGGCCACGGTGCGGCTGCTGCCCGCCGGGTCCGGGGTGGTCTTCCGGGCGGGCCCCGGGGTCGGCACGATCACCCGTCCGGGCCTGCCCCTGGCCGTCGGGGAACCGGCCGTGAACCCGGTTCCCCGGCAGATGATGCGGGACCACGTCGCCGAGGTCGCGGCCCGGCACGGTGGCACCGGCGATGTCGAGATCACCGTCTCCGTGGATCACGGCGAGGAGATCGCCCGGTCCACCTGGAACCCCCGTCTCGGCATCCTCGGCGGCCTGTCCATCCTCGGCACCACCGGGATCGTCGTCCCGTACTCGTGCTCGGCGTGGATCGACTCCATCCGGCGGGGCGTGGACGTGGCGCGGGCGGCCGGGCGCACGCACGTCGCCGGGTGCACGGGGTCCACCTCGGAGAGGACGGTCGTCGCGGAGTACGCGCTGCCCGAGGACGCGCTGCTCGACATGGGCGACTTCGCGGGCGCGGTCCTCAAGTACGTGCGCCGCCACCCCGTGGACCGGCTGACCATCTGCGGCGGCTTCGCCAAGCTCTCCAAACTCGCCGCCGGCCATCTCGACCTGCACTCCGCCCGCTCCCAGGTCGACAAGGGCTTCCTCGCGGACCTCGCCCGGCGCGGCGGCGCGGACGAGGCCCTCGCCACGGAGGTGGCGCAGGCCAACACCGGGCTCGCCGCGCTCCAGTTGTGCGCGGCGGCGGGGGTGCCGCTCGGCGACCTGGTCGCCACGGCCGCCCGCGACGAGGCCCTGTCCGTCCTGCGGGGCGCGCCGGTCGCGGTCGACGTCATCTGCGTCGACCGCGCGGGCACGGTCGTGGGCCGCAGCGCTGTGCGCTGATCTCTCAGAGGCGCGGGGAACTGCGCGAGAGGCGCCCGTCCGCCCTCGCCCGGCGACGCACGCGCACCCCTCCGCCCTCAGCACTCATGCCGGTCCCGCTCCGGCGAGTACAGGTGGCTGTCGCGGAACTGCGAAGCCCCCAGCGTCCGCCCGACCATGATCACAGCCGTGCGCAGCACACCCGCCTCCTTCACCCGCCCGGCGATCTCCTCCAGCGTGCCCCGGATGATCAGCTCGTCGGGCCGGGAGGCGTACGCGACGACGGCGACGGGGCAGTCGGCGCCGTAGTGCGGGAGGAGTTCCTCGACGACTCGGTCCACGTACCGCGCGGCCAGGTGCAGCACGATCAGAGCCCCGCTGCGGCCGAGGGTGGCGAGGTCC
The DNA window shown above is from Streptomyces akebiae and carries:
- a CDS encoding precorrin-2 C(20)-methyltransferase; this encodes MSGKLYGVGLGPGDPSLMTVRAVEVISEADVIAYHSARHGRSIARSIAAKHLRADHIEERLVYPLTTETTDHPGGYKGAMEEFYAEASARLAAHLDAGRTVAVLAEGDPMFYGSYMHMHKRLVDRYDTEVIPGVTSVSAAAARLGTPLAEGEEVLTILPGTLPEEELTARLAATDVAVVMKLGRTFTKVRGALESSGRLSEARYVERATMAGERLAELADVDPESVPYFSVAVLPSQVDVERPEARERGEVVVVGTGPAGPLWLTPETRGALAAADDLVGYTTYLDRVPRRAGQVRHGSDNRVESERAEFALDLARRGRRVAVVSGGDPGVFAMATAVLEVASQEEYADVPVRVLPGVTAANAAAARVGAPLGHDYATISLSDRLKPWEVIAERLRAAASADLVLALYNPGSHSRTWQVGKARELLLEHRAPDTPVVVARDVGGSGERVRIVRLAELDPAEVDMRTILLVGSSQTRAVRRGEGEEIVWTPRRYPER
- a CDS encoding precorrin-8X methylmutase; the protein is MTTYDYEKDGPAIYRQSFATIRAEADLAALPADVSQVAVRMIHACGMVDLVRDLTYTPGVVARAREALRAGAPIFTDVRMVASGVTRKRLPADNDVLCTLSDPAVPALAAKLGTTRSAAALELWRDRLEGSVVAVGNAPTALFRLLEMIDEGAPRPAAVIGVPVGFVGAAESKDALAEHPSGLEHLVVRGRRGGSAIAAAALNAIASEEE
- the cobG gene encoding precorrin-3B synthase; this translates as MLAAMSTPPLRSSSQATAVTRDRGDACPGALRLHAADDGALARVRVPGGVLTVRQAEALAEAARRLGDGDLHLTSRGNVQLRGLADGCGGELAESLDAAGLLPSAGHERVRNIVASPLSGLDDRGLRDVRPWLSALDTALCASEAARRLSGRFLFALDDGRGDVAALDADVTVRAAGGDRALLSLGTARESLSVPGEDAARAALTAAETFLEAARESGARVWRVTELPFQDELIGTVRDRLAAVGVDAAIRVRPESAAATAGADGPPPGAVGDALSVHAPLGRLTPLQWRELTALASATPCRELRLTPWRGVVVPAPGLRGEQVTDALARLSVTGLVTDPASPWPRVGACIGRPGCAKSLADVRADATESLEAAGRAGLPLYWSGCERRCGHPRGERIDVVAVGSGGYELSRTAPGREPRTAPMADPSRLAAALGEITP
- a CDS encoding cobalt-precorrin-5B (C(1))-methyltransferase, which codes for MSGDEVRGAGGGTGDGARGGRAAQLKHTGLRHGWTTGACATAATTAAYTALLTGDFPDPVTITLPKGQTPAFALAAEELTGDSAMAGIVKDAGDDPDVTHGALVRATVRLLPAGSGVVFRAGPGVGTITRPGLPLAVGEPAVNPVPRQMMRDHVAEVAARHGGTGDVEITVSVDHGEEIARSTWNPRLGILGGLSILGTTGIVVPYSCSAWIDSIRRGVDVARAAGRTHVAGCTGSTSERTVVAEYALPEDALLDMGDFAGAVLKYVRRHPVDRLTICGGFAKLSKLAAGHLDLHSARSQVDKGFLADLARRGGADEALATEVAQANTGLAALQLCAAAGVPLGDLVATAARDEALSVLRGAPVAVDVICVDRAGTVVGRSAVR
- a CDS encoding cobalt-precorrin-6A reductase; translation: MHVLILGGTTEARRLAELLHATPGVRPTSSLAGRVARPRLPPGEVRVGGFGGAEGLAAWLREHGVDAFIDATHPFAGTMSFHAARAAAMTHVPLLALRRPGWVPVAGDDWHDVGSLTQAARLLPTLGRRVFLTTGRMGLAAFAALDDLWFLVRSVDAPEAPLPARTEVLLDRGPFTLDGERDLLSRHRVDVVVTKDSGGAATAPKLTAAREAGLPVVVVRRPPVPEDVPVVTDPEAAAHWVRERSGTTR